The proteins below are encoded in one region of Cloacibacillus sp.:
- a CDS encoding LysR family transcriptional regulator has translation MNLLNMRYFIETTETLNFTKAAKNLNISQQALSTHIAALERELGSELFMRGVPLVITQAGLLFKSYAQKFLNEYSSMMHEMNDIKDERRGTLSLGIAHTRGRILLPEILPLFQRVFPKVDIKITEGRNDEMQKALLEGKLELLICKLPIMAANVKSEFFYQEEAVLMVSDELLEKYFGAQKGTVVKEIERTAGVGPLEKLPFLLPHRGDLMRVVADELIGRAGFIPNIIVESENIETLLEMSVRGLGVTFYPKMFIDYSGFINFPETFHIIPLDTPVASYAMGFCCPKDRYLSFAAREFIRIAKENIHL, from the coding sequence TTGAACCTGCTGAATATGAGATATTTTATAGAGACGACAGAGACGCTGAATTTTACGAAAGCGGCGAAAAATCTGAATATCTCCCAGCAGGCGCTGAGCACGCATATCGCGGCTTTGGAAAGAGAGCTGGGCAGCGAACTTTTTATGCGCGGTGTGCCATTGGTTATCACTCAGGCCGGTCTGCTCTTCAAGAGCTACGCCCAAAAGTTTCTGAATGAGTACAGCTCCATGATGCACGAGATGAACGATATAAAAGACGAACGCCGGGGCACCCTCTCCCTCGGCATCGCGCATACGCGCGGAAGGATACTGCTGCCGGAGATACTCCCGCTATTTCAGCGGGTGTTCCCGAAGGTGGATATCAAAATTACGGAGGGAAGAAACGACGAAATGCAGAAGGCGCTGCTGGAGGGCAAGCTTGAGCTGCTCATATGCAAACTACCGATCATGGCGGCAAACGTAAAGAGCGAGTTTTTTTATCAGGAAGAGGCGGTGCTGATGGTCTCTGACGAATTACTTGAAAAATATTTCGGAGCGCAGAAGGGGACTGTGGTCAAAGAAATCGAGCGGACCGCAGGCGTCGGGCCGCTCGAAAAATTGCCTTTCCTGCTGCCGCACAGAGGGGATTTAATGCGCGTGGTGGCGGACGAACTGATAGGCAGAGCTGGTTTTATACCTAATATAATCGTTGAATCGGAGAATATAGAGACGCTGCTGGAGATGTCCGTCCGCGGCCTTGGCGTCACATTTTATCCGAAGATGTTCATAGACTATTCCGGCTTTATCAATTTTCCTGAGACCTTCCATATAATACCGCTGGATACCCCCGTGGCCTCATACGCGATGGGCTTCTGCTGCCCGAAAGACAGATATCTCTCCTTCGCCGCGCGGGAATTTATCCGGATCGCAAAGGAAAATATTCATCTGTAG
- a CDS encoding DMT family transporter translates to MKRDKFLQVYILATLTVIFWGASFAGAKVALEQADPLLVMFLRFVLSLALLLPVAWYCGELRLPTRRQTLVLAFMGFMGFFFHIGIQTVAMRSSGSATANWQMAAAPAMTALFASFFLKERLSRGGVFGIILAFLGVAVVLGLGTKGARGISSYNFGDFLISLSVLNWAAFMVLTRWLFKENRYPPVFTIFWEIFFAVLMCLPALALTGTDVSVLTGFSWRTWEALAILGFLCSGLAYVFWYYAAANIPVARLMVFQFLQPLVGIVVAYFVIGERFTLWLLLGGAMIVSGVWTVNRPHR, encoded by the coding sequence ATGAAGAGAGATAAATTTTTACAGGTCTATATCCTCGCGACACTTACGGTAATTTTCTGGGGCGCGAGTTTCGCGGGGGCAAAGGTGGCACTGGAACAGGCGGACCCGTTGCTGGTGATGTTCCTGCGCTTCGTGCTTTCATTGGCGCTGCTGCTTCCCGTTGCCTGGTACTGCGGCGAACTCAGGCTGCCGACGCGCAGGCAGACGCTCGTGCTGGCCTTCATGGGTTTCATGGGATTTTTCTTCCATATCGGCATCCAGACGGTGGCGATGCGGAGCTCCGGCAGCGCGACGGCCAACTGGCAGATGGCGGCGGCACCGGCGATGACGGCGCTGTTCGCCAGTTTTTTTCTAAAAGAGCGGCTCTCGCGCGGCGGGGTCTTTGGGATAATCTTAGCATTTCTCGGCGTGGCTGTAGTCCTCGGGCTGGGCACAAAGGGCGCGCGGGGGATCTCCTCCTATAATTTCGGGGATTTTCTGATATCGCTCTCGGTTCTCAACTGGGCCGCCTTCATGGTCCTTACGCGCTGGCTGTTCAAGGAGAACCGCTATCCGCCGGTATTCACGATCTTCTGGGAAATTTTTTTCGCGGTGCTGATGTGCCTGCCGGCGCTCGCGCTGACGGGAACGGACGTTTCAGTCCTGACCGGTTTCAGCTGGCGCACATGGGAGGCGCTCGCCATCCTTGGTTTTTTATGCTCCGGTCTGGCCTACGTCTTCTGGTATTACGCGGCGGCGAACATCCCCGTCGCCAGGCTGATGGTTTTTCAATTTTTACAGCCGCTGGTGGGGATCGTCGTCGCCTATTTCGTAATCGGCGAACGGTTCACCCTCTGGCTCCTCCTCGGCGGCGCGATGATAGTATCCGGCGTATGGACGGTAAACAGGCCGCACCGATGA